In Microbacterium sp. SLBN-146, one genomic interval encodes:
- a CDS encoding DUF2470 domain-containing protein has product MTHIFDDAVRSAVLGHMNDDHTDDNLLIARAFGQDAAARSSTMTGFDGDGGDWSVESAEGVASELRVPWPGGPISERAEVRREIVALYDEACARLGIEPRPHA; this is encoded by the coding sequence ATGACGCATATCTTCGACGACGCCGTCCGCTCCGCGGTCCTCGGTCACATGAACGACGACCACACCGACGACAACCTCCTCATCGCACGCGCCTTCGGTCAGGATGCCGCGGCTCGGAGCTCGACGATGACGGGCTTCGACGGCGACGGCGGCGACTGGTCCGTCGAGAGCGCCGAGGGTGTCGCGAGCGAGCTCCGCGTGCCGTGGCCCGGGGGCCCCATCAGCGAGCGGGCGGAGGTGCGTCGAGAGATCGTCGCCCTCTACGACGAGGCGTGCGCGCGGCTCGGGATCGAGCCACGCCCGCACGCGTGA
- a CDS encoding heme oxygenase (biliverdin-producing) → MSDLIPFSTALRERSSNAHAGSEHAGFMADLVKGEGTREDYIALVAQHWYIYEALERTAELMRRDPVASVFITDKLTRLPALEADLEFLVGPDWRDRIAPLPTTRRYVDRINEVGATWAGGFVAHHYTRYLGDLSGGLFIGRLMARRFGFETNGIGFYVFDDIADPKAFKDVYREQLDAAPWDAAEQDRIIEEVLLAYQFNTDLFEDLSAAKSASAVA, encoded by the coding sequence ATGAGCGATCTCATCCCCTTCTCGACCGCCCTCCGCGAGCGCTCCTCGAACGCCCACGCGGGCAGCGAGCACGCCGGCTTCATGGCCGACCTCGTCAAGGGCGAGGGAACCCGCGAGGACTACATCGCGCTGGTCGCCCAGCACTGGTACATCTACGAGGCTCTCGAGCGCACGGCTGAGCTGATGCGCCGCGACCCCGTGGCATCCGTCTTCATCACCGACAAGCTCACGCGGCTGCCCGCGCTCGAGGCCGACCTGGAGTTCCTCGTCGGACCCGACTGGCGCGACCGCATCGCGCCGCTGCCGACGACCCGCCGCTACGTCGACCGCATCAATGAGGTCGGGGCGACGTGGGCTGGCGGGTTCGTCGCACATCACTACACGCGGTACCTCGGCGACCTGTCGGGCGGCCTCTTCATCGGGCGCCTGATGGCCCGCCGGTTCGGCTTCGAGACGAACGGCATCGGCTTCTACGTCTTCGACGACATCGCCGACCCGAAGGCGTTCAAGGACGTGTACCGCGAGCAGCTCGATGCCGCCCCGTGGGATGCCGCGGAGCAAGACCGCATCATCGAGGAAGTCCTCCTGGCCTACCAGTTCAACACCGACCTCTTCGAGGACCTCTCCGCCGCCAAGTCGGCCTCCGCCGTCGCCTGA
- a CDS encoding HU family DNA-binding protein — MADKSITKTELVASIASATGQSQAAVSGVLDSLFSTVSEAVAKGSKVSIPGWISFEQVETSARTGRNPQTGEEIKIPAGKRVKVTAGSKLKAAVK; from the coding sequence ATGGCTGACAAGTCCATCACCAAGACCGAGCTCGTCGCGAGCATCGCCAGCGCAACCGGCCAGAGCCAGGCCGCCGTTTCGGGCGTGCTCGACTCGCTCTTCTCGACCGTCTCGGAGGCCGTCGCCAAGGGCAGCAAGGTCTCGATCCCCGGCTGGATCTCGTTCGAGCAGGTCGAGACGTCGGCTCGCACGGGCCGCAACCCGCAGACGGGCGAAGAGATCAAGATCCCCGCGGGCAAGCGCGTCAAGGTCACCGCCGGCTCGAAGCTCAAGGCAGCGGTCAAGTAA
- a CDS encoding aldo/keto reductase encodes MKQRTLAGRQVSAIGLGAMPLSMNNDKETPSHEDAVATVQAALDAGVTFIDTADCYAPAWNQMGHNERIVAEALRTWSGDSSGILVATKGGITRSEGEIWGRDGSAVYLRAAVEASMENLGVDVIELYQYHRPDRWMIYGEVMATLAALQQEGLIRSVGISNASVEEIEIAEQVLGAGNLASVQNEFSPRHPGSIGELQYCAERDIAFLPWSPLGGTGGGARSVGDRFSDFREVGEDHGVSPQQIVLAWELALDPHVIPIPGARRAESIQDSAKAVELELSADEIARLSRSVGIGG; translated from the coding sequence ATGAAGCAGCGCACACTCGCGGGGCGGCAGGTATCGGCGATCGGGCTCGGCGCCATGCCGCTGTCGATGAACAATGACAAAGAGACACCGTCGCACGAGGACGCCGTCGCCACCGTGCAGGCCGCGCTCGACGCGGGAGTCACCTTCATCGATACGGCGGACTGCTACGCACCCGCATGGAATCAGATGGGCCACAACGAGCGGATCGTCGCAGAAGCGCTCCGCACGTGGAGCGGGGACAGCTCCGGCATCCTCGTCGCCACGAAGGGTGGCATCACGCGCAGCGAGGGTGAGATCTGGGGACGCGACGGCTCTGCCGTCTACCTTCGCGCTGCCGTCGAAGCATCGATGGAGAACCTGGGTGTCGACGTCATCGAGCTGTACCAGTACCACCGGCCGGACCGGTGGATGATCTACGGCGAGGTCATGGCGACGCTCGCGGCCCTCCAGCAGGAGGGCCTCATCCGCTCCGTCGGCATCTCGAACGCGAGCGTCGAGGAGATCGAGATCGCCGAACAGGTTCTCGGCGCAGGCAATCTCGCGAGCGTGCAGAACGAGTTCTCCCCGCGGCATCCGGGCAGCATCGGGGAGCTGCAGTACTGCGCGGAGCGCGACATCGCGTTCCTGCCGTGGAGTCCGCTCGGCGGGACAGGCGGCGGCGCGCGGAGTGTCGGCGACCGCTTCTCGGACTTCCGCGAGGTCGGTGAAGACCACGGCGTGAGCCCGCAGCAGATCGTGCTGGCGTGGGAGCTGGCGCTCGATCCGCACGTCATCCCGATCCCCGGTGCGCGTCGCGCGGAGTCCATCCAGGATTCCGCGAAAGCCGTGGAGCTCGAGCTCAGCGCCGACGAGATCGCGCGCCTGTCGCGCTCGGTCGGGATCGGCGGCTGA
- a CDS encoding sodium-dependent bicarbonate transport family permease, with translation MDASSAMTNLLSAPVLAFVLGVLAVAVRSDLKVPDAMTQALSIYLLLAIGLKGGVALAGTDPAALAVPLGLAIAFGLGTPVLAYLALRVLTPLGPVDRGSVAAHYGSTSLVTFTAAIVALESAQIAVPGYAATILTVLEVPGILIGLLLARRHTARHAKWGATVHEILTGKSILLLVGGLVMGALIGEAGYAGVEPFFGDAFRGALVLFLLALGIDAARQFGALRTGAVGLVTFAILFPLVVGSAAVVTGTFAGLDTGGAAVLGVLCASASYIAAPAAVRMSLPEANLAYPLAASLGVTFPVNLTVGIPFFIWLALVL, from the coding sequence ATGGATGCTTCGTCGGCGATGACCAACCTGCTGAGCGCGCCGGTGCTCGCCTTCGTGTTGGGCGTTCTGGCCGTCGCCGTGCGATCGGACCTCAAGGTGCCCGACGCGATGACGCAGGCGCTGTCGATCTACCTGCTTCTCGCGATCGGCCTGAAGGGCGGAGTGGCGCTTGCGGGCACCGATCCCGCCGCGCTCGCGGTGCCTCTCGGTCTCGCCATCGCGTTCGGACTCGGAACTCCCGTCCTCGCTTACCTCGCCCTGCGCGTGCTGACGCCGCTGGGGCCCGTGGATCGCGGATCGGTGGCCGCCCACTACGGGTCGACGTCGTTGGTGACCTTCACCGCCGCGATCGTCGCTCTCGAATCAGCTCAGATCGCCGTGCCGGGATACGCCGCGACCATACTGACGGTGCTCGAGGTTCCCGGCATCCTGATCGGCCTGCTGCTGGCCCGTCGTCACACCGCTCGCCATGCGAAGTGGGGAGCCACCGTGCACGAGATCCTCACGGGCAAGTCGATCCTCCTCCTCGTCGGCGGCCTCGTGATGGGCGCGCTGATCGGCGAGGCGGGGTACGCCGGCGTCGAACCGTTCTTCGGTGACGCCTTCCGGGGTGCCCTCGTGCTGTTCCTCCTCGCGCTCGGCATCGATGCCGCCCGGCAGTTCGGAGCTCTCCGCACCGGTGCGGTCGGTCTCGTCACGTTCGCGATCCTCTTTCCGCTCGTCGTCGGATCCGCAGCGGTCGTCACGGGCACGTTCGCGGGACTCGACACGGGAGGAGCTGCCGTCCTCGGAGTCCTCTGCGCGAGCGCGTCCTATATCGCAGCCCCCGCGGCGGTTCGCATGTCACTTCCTGAGGCGAACCTCGCGTACCCGCTCGCGGCGAGCCTCGGCGTCACCTTCCCCGTCAACCTGACCGTCGGCATACCGTTCTTCATCTGGCTCGCGCTCGTCCTCTGA
- a CDS encoding helix-turn-helix domain-containing protein: protein MAQWTFLTHHAHVLLAVAANNDATVRHIAEKVEISTRSAVTILNDLEDAGYLEREKRGRRNHYVVHPEKPLRHPSNAAHTVDDLIRALLDIH, encoded by the coding sequence GTGGCCCAGTGGACGTTCCTGACCCATCACGCGCACGTGCTCCTCGCCGTCGCGGCGAACAACGACGCCACCGTGCGGCACATCGCCGAGAAGGTCGAGATCTCGACCCGCTCGGCCGTCACGATCCTCAACGATCTGGAGGATGCCGGTTACCTCGAGCGCGAGAAGCGCGGACGGCGCAATCACTACGTCGTGCACCCGGAGAAGCCGCTCCGACACCCCTCGAACGCGGCGCACACGGTGGATGACCTGATCCGCGCTCTGCTGGACATCCACTAG
- the rpmG gene encoding 50S ribosomal protein L33 yields the protein MAKKAQDVRPIIKLRSTAGTGYTYVTRKNRRNNPDRIVLKKYDPVIRKHVDFREER from the coding sequence ATGGCGAAGAAAGCACAGGACGTCCGTCCGATCATCAAGCTGCGCTCGACCGCCGGCACGGGGTACACCTACGTGACGCGCAAGAACCGCCGCAACAACCCCGACCGCATCGTGCTGAAGAAGTACGACCCGGTCATCCGCAAGCACGTCGACTTCCGAGAGGAGCGCTAA
- a CDS encoding ATP-dependent RecD-like DNA helicase, whose amino-acid sequence MTMPSLSAEQEALYRLIEDTNEHVFVTGRAGTGKSTLLQHLAWHTSKQIAVCAPTGVAALNVEGQTIHSLFRLPIGLIGTTDEKQTDATRKILNAIETLVIDEISMVNADLMDAIDRSLRIARGRRSEPFGGVQIVMFGDPYQLAPVPPKGDELRYVQDHYRSFWFFDAHVWAGAEPAADGLIDLGRHGADLHIRELVDIHRQSDTDFKAMLNAVRHGIVTADIAQALNDAGARTPPDPSDDDETPIITLATRNDIVNGINRRHLEALKGREQTAMAEVSGDFGRGDAAYPADPELKLKVGAQVMFLRNDRGGFPDPPRWVNGTIGRVTRIAGGTVRVDVDGDEVEVEPAVWEKYRYAYDPGSRSLTRDIVAEFTQFPLRLAWAVTIHKSQGKTYDRAIVDLGSGAFAPGQTYVALSRLTSLDGLYLTRPLRPSDIRVDGDVRRFMAAVRSRASTPELPPSR is encoded by the coding sequence GTGACCATGCCCTCTCTCTCCGCCGAGCAGGAGGCGCTGTACCGGCTCATCGAGGACACTAACGAGCATGTCTTCGTCACGGGCCGCGCGGGCACGGGAAAGTCGACGCTGCTCCAGCACCTGGCATGGCATACCTCCAAGCAGATCGCCGTGTGTGCGCCGACGGGCGTCGCGGCGCTCAACGTAGAGGGCCAGACCATCCACTCGCTCTTCCGGCTGCCGATCGGTCTCATCGGCACGACCGACGAGAAGCAGACGGATGCCACGCGAAAGATCCTCAACGCGATCGAGACGCTCGTCATCGACGAGATCTCGATGGTCAACGCCGACCTCATGGATGCGATCGACCGGTCCTTGCGCATCGCGCGCGGCCGTCGGTCGGAGCCGTTCGGGGGAGTCCAGATCGTCATGTTCGGAGACCCGTATCAGCTCGCGCCGGTTCCGCCGAAGGGCGACGAGCTGCGGTACGTCCAGGACCACTACCGGTCGTTCTGGTTCTTCGACGCCCACGTGTGGGCCGGGGCCGAGCCGGCCGCGGACGGGCTCATCGACCTGGGGCGTCACGGTGCCGACCTGCACATCCGCGAGCTCGTCGACATCCACCGGCAGTCCGATACCGACTTCAAGGCGATGCTCAACGCCGTCCGTCACGGGATCGTCACCGCAGATATCGCCCAGGCGCTCAACGACGCCGGTGCGCGGACGCCCCCCGACCCCTCGGACGACGATGAGACTCCGATCATCACGCTCGCGACGCGCAACGACATCGTCAACGGCATCAATCGTCGTCACCTCGAGGCGCTCAAGGGCCGGGAGCAGACGGCGATGGCGGAGGTGAGCGGCGACTTCGGGCGGGGGGATGCCGCGTACCCCGCCGACCCGGAGCTGAAGCTCAAGGTGGGCGCTCAGGTGATGTTCCTGCGCAACGACCGGGGCGGCTTCCCCGATCCACCGCGCTGGGTCAACGGCACGATCGGACGCGTGACGCGCATCGCGGGCGGCACCGTCCGTGTCGACGTGGATGGCGACGAGGTCGAGGTCGAGCCGGCGGTGTGGGAGAAGTACCGCTACGCGTACGATCCCGGCTCCCGTTCGCTCACGCGCGACATCGTGGCGGAGTTCACGCAGTTCCCCCTGCGGCTGGCGTGGGCGGTGACGATCCACAAGTCGCAGGGCAAGACGTACGACCGCGCCATCGTCGATCTCGGGTCGGGCGCCTTCGCTCCCGGGCAGACGTACGTCGCGCTGTCGCGCCTCACGTCCCTTGATGGCCTCTACCTGACGCGTCCGCTCCGCCCCAGCGACATCCGCGTCGACGGCGACGTCCGCCGCTTCATGGCCGCGGTCCGCAGCCGTGCCTCTACCCCCGAACTCCCCCCCTCCCGCTGA
- a CDS encoding serine hydrolase — protein MRRGTARRRIAATIAVALASALALAACTGSPDGDIDQRTQVEGAFPEETQTQLEAAVTHAMGATGSSGAIVGVWAPWSGSWVAGLGTQTPGGAAVTADMAFRAAQVTRPMTCDLLYRAAADGLVELDDPVSQWVSGVADLDDVTLQQLCDGTSGIGTYATQLSPLWTSNPARSWNPRELASYGLGQPRVSEPGVAYRPTDTGYVLLGLALERAMGDRAAVLIREYIAEPLGLTGTRLPSGKAAAPEGAGGTLTGQKSVPGEDGTMNCAAPLDVTTMSASIGYTDSGVVSTVHDLGRYAQALAAGITTPSAFADDRFSDPKPFFQDAPSWMNAAGGAVLFGSLVGNYGTVPGYATAAFSDTESGLTVVVVLNNSANGASPAGNLAWEMAAIASKAPAASGQVAPEAGLPWTPQQFHDSIAAEAVCTPPAE, from the coding sequence ATGCGGCGAGGCACCGCACGGCGGCGGATCGCCGCGACGATCGCTGTCGCCCTCGCGTCTGCGTTGGCGCTCGCGGCGTGCACGGGTTCGCCGGATGGCGACATCGACCAGCGCACGCAGGTCGAGGGAGCGTTTCCCGAGGAGACGCAGACCCAGCTCGAGGCTGCCGTCACGCACGCGATGGGCGCGACGGGATCATCCGGCGCGATCGTCGGGGTGTGGGCACCCTGGAGCGGTTCGTGGGTCGCGGGTCTCGGCACGCAGACTCCCGGCGGTGCTGCTGTCACCGCCGACATGGCGTTCCGGGCCGCGCAGGTCACACGTCCGATGACCTGCGACCTGCTCTACCGGGCAGCCGCCGACGGGCTCGTCGAGCTCGACGATCCGGTCTCGCAGTGGGTTTCGGGAGTCGCCGATCTCGACGATGTGACGCTGCAGCAGTTGTGCGATGGTACGTCGGGAATCGGCACGTACGCGACCCAGCTGAGCCCGCTGTGGACGAGCAATCCTGCCCGGTCGTGGAACCCCCGCGAGCTCGCCAGCTACGGCCTCGGGCAACCGCGGGTCTCGGAGCCCGGCGTCGCCTACCGCCCCACCGACACCGGCTACGTGCTCCTCGGGCTCGCGCTCGAGCGCGCGATGGGCGACCGCGCGGCGGTCCTGATCCGCGAGTACATCGCCGAACCGCTCGGACTGACCGGCACCCGGCTGCCGTCCGGTAAGGCGGCGGCGCCGGAAGGTGCCGGCGGCACACTCACCGGTCAGAAGTCCGTTCCCGGAGAAGACGGGACGATGAACTGCGCCGCACCCCTCGACGTCACCACGATGTCGGCGAGCATCGGATACACCGACTCGGGGGTCGTGTCGACCGTGCACGACCTGGGCAGATACGCCCAGGCGCTCGCCGCGGGGATCACGACGCCGTCCGCCTTCGCCGACGATCGGTTCTCCGACCCGAAGCCGTTCTTCCAGGACGCCCCCTCATGGATGAACGCGGCCGGTGGCGCAGTGCTCTTCGGGTCCCTCGTCGGCAATTACGGCACGGTCCCCGGATACGCCACCGCGGCCTTCTCCGATACGGAATCCGGTCTGACGGTTGTCGTCGTGCTGAACAACTCCGCGAACGGGGCCTCCCCCGCGGGCAACCTCGCGTGGGAGATGGCGGCCATCGCCTCGAAGGCGCCCGCCGCGAGCGGACAGGTCGCCCCCGAGGCTGGTCTCCCCTGGACGCCGCAGCAGTTCCACGACTCGATCGCCGCCGAGGCGGTCTGCACGCCCCCGGCTGAGTGA
- the rpmB gene encoding 50S ribosomal protein L28 — translation MAAVCQVTGAVPGFGHNISHSHRRTKRRFDPNVQKKTYFVPSLGRKITLNVSAKGIKVIDARGIESVVKDLLAKGVKL, via the coding sequence ATGGCAGCAGTGTGCCAGGTGACTGGAGCAGTTCCCGGCTTCGGTCACAACATCTCGCACTCGCACCGCCGGACGAAGCGCCGCTTCGACCCGAACGTGCAGAAGAAGACGTACTTCGTCCCGTCGCTCGGTCGTAAGATCACGCTCAACGTGTCCGCCAAGGGCATCAAGGTGATCGACGCTCGCGGCATCGAGTCCGTCGTCAAGGACCTCCTCGCGAAGGGTGTGAAGCTCTAA
- a CDS encoding TIGR03943 family putative permease subunit, which produces MADSRTRSLGTRWLGVGLASIIAVVTIVLTVTDRLALYINPSSAWFAVGMSVVILIGTIATFALPLGAEADHGHDIVPVATPDAAAATPHAAATHHDHATPHDHHRLSPFGVAATVVGGVAASGIAVLTLVLPPASLSAELAMSRDVGAPPLFAGADVVSLATTGDTAEFGVGEWSAVFATATNPDAFDGTPVTLTGFVTPGDDGFALTRLVITHCVIDAQSASVPVSVDGGTAAAADTGQWVTVTGTVRATQDGRLSISADEIAEIDEPGDPYEY; this is translated from the coding sequence TTGGCTGACTCGCGCACTCGCTCTCTCGGCACCCGCTGGCTCGGGGTCGGGCTCGCCTCGATCATCGCGGTCGTGACGATCGTCCTGACGGTCACCGACCGACTCGCCCTCTACATCAACCCCTCGTCGGCGTGGTTCGCCGTCGGCATGTCCGTCGTGATCCTCATCGGGACGATCGCGACCTTCGCTCTGCCGCTCGGGGCCGAGGCCGACCACGGTCACGACATCGTGCCCGTCGCGACACCGGATGCCGCGGCCGCGACGCCCCACGCGGCTGCCACCCACCACGACCACGCCACCCCCCACGACCACCACCGGCTCAGTCCGTTCGGCGTTGCCGCGACCGTCGTCGGCGGAGTCGCGGCATCCGGGATCGCCGTCCTCACGCTCGTCCTCCCGCCCGCTTCGCTCAGCGCGGAACTCGCGATGTCGCGCGACGTCGGGGCGCCGCCCCTCTTCGCCGGCGCGGACGTCGTGAGCCTTGCGACGACCGGTGACACGGCGGAATTCGGCGTGGGGGAGTGGTCTGCCGTCTTCGCGACTGCGACGAATCCCGACGCGTTCGACGGCACGCCCGTCACGCTCACGGGCTTCGTGACTCCGGGCGACGACGGATTCGCCCTGACGCGGCTCGTCATCACGCACTGCGTCATCGATGCGCAGTCGGCCAGCGTGCCGGTGTCCGTCGACGGGGGGACCGCCGCCGCTGCCGACACGGGCCAGTGGGTGACGGTGACCGGCACGGTCCGCGCGACGCAGGACGGACGCCTGTCGATCTCGGCGGACGAGATCGCCGAGATCGACGAGCCCGGTGACCCCTATGAGTACTGA
- the rpsN gene encoding 30S ribosomal protein S14, with protein sequence MAKKSKIARNQQRQVVVDRYAAKRAELKKALVSPTSTDEEREAARVGLQKLPRNASPVRLRSRDVIDGRPRGVLTKFGISRVRFRDMAHRGELPGVTKSSW encoded by the coding sequence ATGGCCAAGAAGAGCAAGATCGCGCGCAACCAGCAGCGCCAGGTGGTCGTCGACCGCTACGCCGCGAAGCGTGCAGAGCTGAAGAAGGCGCTCGTTTCGCCGACCTCGACCGACGAAGAGCGCGAAGCCGCTCGCGTCGGCCTCCAGAAGCTGCCCCGCAACGCGTCGCCCGTGCGTCTGCGTTCGCGTGACGTCATCGACGGCCGCCCGCGCGGTGTCCTGACGAAGTTCGGCATCTCGCGTGTCCGCTTCCGTGACATGGCCCACCGTGGGGAGCTCCCCGGTGTGACCAAGTCGAGCTGGTAA
- a CDS encoding cytochrome c oxidase assembly protein, with amino-acid sequence MNPRLLRAAGPTILVVAALAAIVWGLFFGGGADPLAIADPGPFARWGLPIAKLFVNISAAGVVGVLVTALFTLKAGERSFDTALDAASVSAAVFTVSAATTGFLTFVDAFNPALDAGPEFGAQLGRFLVETEVGRVWLITTVAAAILTVLTFAVRSWTPTFLIALLAIASLVPMGTQGHSGEEAFHHEAMTALIIHIIAAAVWLGGLILVVLVRPLLDRGSVAAMLERYSSIALVAFLVVAISGTVRAALGLLNLSALASPYGVILIVKVVALVLIGALGAMYRRRLIGRMRQDAQSRVFWGLIAFELALMGIASGAAAALARTPPPVARTLPPVPTPAEVLTGAPLPPELTLERWFTSWNVDLIWAFAVGFGLFFYWVGFARLRTRGDRWPVLRGISWTAGLLLLLWVTAGPVNVYQDYLFSIHMIGHMLLSMAIPALLVVGAPVTLAARAIRKRDDGTRGGREWILWAVHSPVARVLTNPFIAAGLFIGSLWVFYYTDLFRWSLYDHLGHEWMVAHFLLTGYLFVLTLIGIDPVAWRLPYAGRLLLLIGVMAMHAFFGIAIMMQSGLMVAEWFGSMGRTWGATPLEDQYVGGGVAWSVGEIPTLILAIVVAVQWSRSDERIQKRRDRHADRTGDAELEEYNARLAEIAEQDARQVR; translated from the coding sequence GTGAACCCCCGCCTCCTGCGGGCCGCCGGCCCGACGATCCTTGTCGTGGCCGCGCTCGCGGCGATCGTCTGGGGGCTCTTTTTCGGCGGGGGTGCCGATCCGCTCGCGATCGCCGACCCCGGGCCCTTCGCCCGGTGGGGTCTTCCCATCGCGAAGCTCTTCGTCAACATCTCCGCCGCGGGTGTCGTCGGCGTCCTCGTGACGGCGCTGTTCACCCTCAAGGCAGGAGAGCGATCGTTCGACACGGCGCTCGATGCGGCATCCGTCTCTGCTGCCGTCTTCACGGTGTCGGCGGCGACGACGGGCTTCCTCACGTTCGTCGACGCGTTCAACCCCGCACTCGACGCGGGCCCCGAGTTCGGCGCGCAGCTCGGTCGATTCCTCGTCGAGACCGAGGTCGGGCGTGTGTGGCTCATCACGACCGTCGCCGCGGCGATCCTGACCGTGCTGACCTTCGCCGTCCGGAGCTGGACGCCGACGTTCCTCATCGCGCTGCTCGCCATCGCCTCGCTCGTGCCGATGGGCACGCAGGGTCACTCCGGCGAAGAGGCGTTCCACCACGAGGCGATGACCGCCCTCATCATCCACATCATCGCGGCGGCCGTCTGGCTCGGTGGACTGATCCTCGTCGTGCTGGTCCGTCCGCTCCTCGACCGCGGGTCCGTCGCCGCGATGCTCGAACGCTACTCGAGCATCGCGCTCGTCGCGTTCCTCGTCGTCGCCATCAGCGGCACCGTGCGGGCGGCACTCGGACTTCTGAACCTCTCGGCGCTCGCGTCGCCCTACGGTGTCATCCTCATCGTGAAGGTCGTCGCGCTCGTCCTGATCGGGGCCCTGGGGGCCATGTACCGGCGGCGCCTCATCGGTCGGATGCGGCAAGACGCGCAGTCACGCGTCTTCTGGGGCCTCATCGCCTTCGAGCTCGCCCTGATGGGAATCGCGAGCGGCGCCGCCGCGGCACTCGCCCGCACGCCCCCGCCCGTCGCGAGGACGCTTCCGCCCGTCCCCACTCCCGCCGAAGTGCTCACGGGCGCACCCTTGCCACCCGAACTGACGCTCGAACGGTGGTTCACGTCGTGGAACGTCGACCTCATCTGGGCGTTCGCCGTCGGATTCGGTCTGTTCTTCTACTGGGTCGGCTTCGCGCGCCTCCGCACGCGCGGAGACCGCTGGCCCGTGCTCCGCGGAATCTCCTGGACGGCAGGACTGCTCCTGCTGCTGTGGGTCACCGCCGGACCCGTCAACGTCTACCAGGACTACCTCTTCAGCATCCACATGATCGGCCACATGCTCCTGAGCATGGCGATCCCGGCGCTCCTCGTCGTCGGGGCGCCCGTCACGCTCGCCGCGCGCGCCATCCGCAAGCGGGACGACGGGACGCGCGGTGGTCGCGAGTGGATCCTCTGGGCCGTCCACTCACCCGTTGCGCGCGTGCTCACGAACCCGTTCATCGCAGCGGGGCTCTTCATCGGGTCGCTCTGGGTCTTCTACTACACCGACCTCTTCCGGTGGTCGCTCTACGATCACCTGGGCCACGAGTGGATGGTCGCGCACTTCCTGCTCACGGGATACCTCTTCGTGTTGACGCTCATCGGCATCGATCCCGTCGCGTGGCGGCTGCCCTACGCGGGCCGGCTCCTGCTTCTCATCGGCGTCATGGCGATGCACGCGTTCTTCGGCATCGCGATCATGATGCAGTCCGGGCTCATGGTCGCCGAGTGGTTCGGTTCGATGGGGCGCACGTGGGGCGCGACACCGCTCGAGGACCAGTACGTCGGCGGCGGCGTCGCGTGGTCGGTCGGCGAGATCCCGACGCTGATCCTCGCGATCGTCGTCGCGGTCCAGTGGAGTCGCTCCGACGAGCGGATCCAGAAGCGACGTGACCGCCACGCGGACCGCACCGGCGACGCCGAGCTCGAGGAGTACAACGCCCGGCTCGCGGAGATCGCCGAGCAGGACGCACGTCAGGTTCGCTGA
- a CDS encoding DNA-3-methyladenine glycosylase — protein MSLHPARRPELAALPVDVAPLLLGGILRTIVDGDEVAVRLTEVEAYHGRGTGTVADPGSHARMGPTPRNATMWGDPGHLYVYLSHGIHSCVNIVCGPAGTAGGVLLRAGEIVEGTDAAFRRRPTARTPRELARGPGRLGSAVGLRHPIHDGLDAVDGSAQDGAVARLWLRDEPHAAIAAGPRVGVAGTAGTAVFPWRFWIEGDPTVSPFRWGRGAEAASTAVLD, from the coding sequence ATGAGCCTTCATCCCGCTCGCCGGCCCGAGCTGGCGGCGCTCCCCGTCGACGTCGCACCTCTCCTCCTCGGCGGCATCCTGCGCACGATCGTCGACGGCGACGAGGTCGCCGTGCGGCTGACCGAGGTCGAGGCCTACCACGGACGCGGCACGGGCACCGTGGCGGATCCGGGCTCCCACGCCCGCATGGGGCCGACCCCGCGCAACGCGACGATGTGGGGCGACCCCGGACACCTGTACGTGTACCTCAGTCACGGCATCCACTCGTGCGTCAACATCGTGTGCGGTCCCGCCGGCACGGCCGGTGGTGTGCTCCTGCGGGCGGGCGAGATCGTCGAAGGGACGGATGCCGCGTTCCGCCGCCGTCCGACCGCTCGCACACCGCGCGAGCTCGCGCGCGGCCCGGGGCGACTCGGGTCGGCGGTCGGCTTGCGGCATCCGATCCACGACGGGCTCGACGCCGTCGACGGGTCCGCGCAGGACGGCGCGGTCGCGCGTCTCTGGCTGCGGGACGAGCCCCACGCGGCGATCGCGGCGGGGCCCCGCGTGGGTGTCGCGGGGACGGCCGGCACCGCTGTCTTCCCCTGGCGCTTCTGGATCGAGGGCGACCCGACCGTCTCGCCCTTCCGTTGGGGCCGCGGCGCCGAAGCCGCGAGCACCGCCGTGCTAGACTGA